Proteins encoded in a region of the Triticum dicoccoides isolate Atlit2015 ecotype Zavitan chromosome 3A, WEW_v2.0, whole genome shotgun sequence genome:
- the LOC119272718 gene encoding serine/threonine-protein phosphatase 7 long form homolog, whose product MADGDGPWYDGLIDEWDKEHRARAIENGQVVVAMRMRGHSADDFDYDPRYEPYIRRLGLLPFVLQFKRRAPPVNHAALTALVDRWRPETHSFHLPCGEMTMTLQDMAMISGLPINGQAVTGRVSVGNWRERTADLIGVQPEGPQEGKADTAKVRHSWLKLVRGNTNPCPQDANDVVVQQYARAYLWYVLTKVVFSDATGNSALWMFLEPLNNWDTQYSWGSAALAYLYRQLDLACRRKGGTSSLSGFVWSLSVWMWERIPVERPDLKNPLMANPRGNHDGLHDDDPYRRPTLAYYWEQVTVYTGSSHVRYKCYMNELDTLTAEQVHWLPYVEDGDFDLNEMCTRDSHLWRARCPMICFFAVEWHFVDRVARQFGKRQGIPIEESKEEMLSLHRFDRRNNQDISDWANKHRAWIEIWNQRDTLVQSENRPHNQSAYQKYQVWYADRYRLKLKPGWTHEEWSELVSEDPETAEGYHTFNTAVRDTRGAHVDYAPMHDEMGRELLLCVNDANVALSHPAGGALSERTLRSTMEKFKKRFHKMAAMLSCHGAKSSDVYAPGSRAARANKRRYVQNEEDIEEEVTQPTQGNARSRKGKAIAKTPGKKGRKKTWNTQFHSPEYPHQFMPAGMQRYKSNIDAEVEEASEEEEHEASEEEEHTLADIVKRGRKK is encoded by the exons ATGGCGGATGGTGATGGACCTTGGTATGACGGATTAATCGAtgagtgggataaggagcatcgtgctcgTGCCATTGAAAATGGACAG GTTGTAGTTgctatgcgcatgaggggtcattCCGCTGATGACTTTGATTACGACCCGCGGTATGAGCCTTACATTCGGAGATTGGGTCTTCTCCCATTCGTGTTGCAGTTTAAGCGACGCGCTCCGCCGGTGAACCACGCGGCGCTGACCGCACTTGTGGATCGTTGGAGGCCGGAGACTCACTCCTTCCACCTTCCATGTGGGGAGATGACGATGACCCTACAGGACATGGCTATGATAAGCGGCCTTCCTATCAATGGACAAGCTGTTACCGGTCGTGTCAGCGTGGGTAATTGGCGAGAACGGACTGCCGATTTAATTGGCGTTCAGCCCGAGGGCCCTCAGGAAGGCAAGGCCGATACAGCGAAAGTGAGGCATTCTTGGCTAAAACTGGTCAGAGGAAACACCAACCCGTGCCCTCAAGATGCCAATGACGTGGTTGTGCAGCAGTACGCGCGGGCCTATCTTTGGTATGTACTAACCAAGGTAGTCTTCTCAGATGCAACCGGGAACTCAGCCCTCTGGATGTTCTTGGAGCCACTTAATAACTGGGATACCCAGTATAGCTGGGGTTCGGCCGCACTAGCATACTTGTATCGTCAG CTTGACTTggcgtgtcggaggaagggagGTACATCCTCATTGTCTGGGTTTGTTTGGAGCCTATCCGTGTGGATGTGGGAGCGGATCCCGGTTGAACGGCCCGATTTGAAGAACCCCCTCATGGCAAACCCACGGGGTAATCATGACGGGTTGCATGATGATGATCCATATCGGCGCCCTACGCTTGCTTACTATTGGGAACAAGTGACAGTGTACACAGGAAGCTcgcatgtgcgatacaagtgctatATGAACGAGCTGGACACCTTGACTGCTGAGCAG GTACATTGGTTGCCTTATGTGGAAGATGGTGACTTTGATCTTAATGAGATGTGCACGCGTGATAGCCATCTTTGGCGGGCGAGGtgcccaatgatatgcttcttcgcagtcgagtggcactttgtagaccgtgtggcaagacaatttggaaaaagacaaggtattccaattgaggagagcaaggaggaaatgctatctctgcatcg GTTCGATCGAAGGAACAATCAGGATATATCGGATTGGGCAAACAAACACCGTGCGTGGATAGAAATTTGGAATCAAAGAGACACGTTAGTGCAATCAGAGAATAGACCTCACAATCAGTCAGCATATCAGAAGTATCAAGTGTGGTATGCGGATCGTTACCGGTTAAAGCTGAAGCCAGGTTGGACTCACGAGGAGTGGTCGGAGTTggtgtctgaagacccggagactgcagaaggttatcataccttcaacacggctgtgagagacaccagaggggctcaTGTTGACTACGCACCGATGCATGACGAAATG GGCAGAGAGTTGCTTCTGTGCGTCAACGATGCCAATGTTGCACTGAGTCATCCAGCTGGTGGTGCATTATCTGAGAGGACTCTTAGGAGCACGATGGAG AAGTTCAAGAAGCGGTTCCATAAGATGGCAGCTATGCTTTCTTGCCATGGTGCTAAGTCCAGTGACGTGTATGCACCAGGTAGCCGCGCCGCTAGAGCTAATAAACGGCGTTATGTCCAGAACGAAGAGGACATAGAGGAGGAG GTTACACAACCGACACAAGGCAATGCCCGCTCTAGAAAAGGCAAAGCCATAGCTAAGACACCGGGCAAGAAAGGTAGAAAGAAGACATGGAacactcaattccatagtccggagtatccTCATCAATTTATGCCTGCGGGAATGCAAAGATATAAGTCCAACATTGATGCAGAGGTGGAGGAGGCTAGCGAAGAGGAGGAGCATGAGGCTAGCGAAGAGGAGGAGCATACACTTGCAGATATCGTGAAGAGAGGAAGGAAGAAGTGA